A genomic window from Nicotiana sylvestris chromosome 11, ASM39365v2, whole genome shotgun sequence includes:
- the LOC104236550 gene encoding calcium-dependent protein kinase 1-like has protein sequence MGNNCVHAKFSKDGFFNLFFWRSRSPNMITNKKKEKAIEEPSTDKQPEHPNSFQNKPPELVKIDREESKLSDTKGSKQAIIVKEQKTDSQVVKPEKISDHSKPAEATGPENFGNTVHEKAKPKEPAKPKKLHHVKRMLSAGLQVESVLKTKTDLLKEHYDLGEKLGHGQFGTTFLCVEKATGEKYACKSIAKRKLLTPEDVEDVRREIQILHHLSGHPNVISIKAAYEDAVAVHVVMELCTGGELFDRIVKQGHYSERKVAELARTIVSVIEACHSLGVLHLDLKPENFLFVNEEEDSPLKIIDFGISKFFKLGIFPLSPNSSIYFLYILVVTAPPASNIIHSGPRPARL, from the coding sequence ATGGGAAATAACTGTGTTCATGCAAAGTTTTCAAAGGATGGGTTCTTCAACTTATTCTTTTGGCGGTCTCGATCACCGAATATGATcacaaataagaaaaaagaaaaggctattGAAGAACCTTCTACTGACAAACAGCCCGAACATCCTAATTCTTTTCAGAATAAACCCCCAGAATTGGTGAAGATAGACAGAGAAGAGAGTAAGCTATCAGATACAAAAGGGTCCAAGCAGGCTATTATAGTGAAGGAACAGAAGACAGACTCTCAGGTAGTTAAGCCTGAGAAGATATCAGATCATTCGAAACCTGCAGAAGCAACGGGACCTGAAAATTTTGGCAACACAGTCCATGAAAAGGCAAAACCAAAAGAGCCGGCAAAACCGAAGAAGCTACATCACGTCAAGAGAATGCTTAGTGCAGGACTCCAGGTTGAGTCGGTGTTGAAAACAAAAACCGATCTTCTGAAGGAGCATTATGATTTGGGGGAGAAACTTGGACATGGACAATTCGGGACCACATTCCTCTGTGTTGAAAAAGCAACAGGGGAAAAGTATGCTTGTAAGTCTATTGCGAAGAGGAAATTATTGACACCTGAAGATGTGGAAGATGTAAGGAGAGAAATTCAGATATTGCATCACTTATCTGGACATCCTAACGTCATTTCAATAAAAGCAGCGTATGAGGATGCTGTTGCAGTTCATGTTGTGATGGAATTATGTACAGGGGGTGAGCTCTTCGATAGAATTGTTAAGCAGGGACATTACTCGGAGAGAAAAGTGGCTGAGCTTGCAAGGACAATAGTTAGTGTAATAGAAGCCTGCCATTCTCTAGGAGTGTTGCACTTGGACCTTAAGCCTGAGAATTTTCTCTTTGTCAACGAGGAAGAGGATTCACCTCTAAAGATTATAGATTTCGGGATATCAAAGTTTTTCAAGCTAGGTATTTTTCCACTTTCTCCAAATTCTTCCATTTACTTCCTATATATTTTGGTTGTAACAGCCCCACCCGCTAGTAATATTATTCACTCTGGGCCTAGGCCCGCACGGCTTTAA
- the LOC138881601 gene encoding putative histone deacetylase 10 gives MAYEGAVLYQLSLCKFIIIPRDNDYIKYFGPDYSLKLPGGHIENLNSKSYIGTIKMQVMEDLRCIQHAPDVQMKEVPPDFYIPDFDEDDQNPDERVDQHTQDKHIQRDDEYYEGDHDNDNHMDDA, from the exons ATGGCATATGAAGGTGCTGTCCTGTATCAACTTTCCCTCTGTAAATTCATCATAATCCCA AGAGATAATGATTACATCAAATATTTTGGCCCTGATTATTCATTGAAGCTTCCTGGCGGGCACATA GAGAACTTGAATAGCAAATCATACATTGGCACCATAAAAATGCAAGTAATGGAAGATCTTCGTTGCATCCAGCATGCTCCTGATGTACAAATGAAAGAA GTACCACCCGACTTCTATATTCCTGATTTTGATGAAGATGACCAAAATCCAGACGAGCGTGTGGATC AGCACACCCAAGATAAGCATATCCAGCGTGACGATGAATATTATGAAGGCGACCATGACAATGATAACCACATGGATGATGCTTAA